A single genomic interval of Rosistilla ulvae harbors:
- a CDS encoding dihydroorotase, translating into MTPLLIENGRLVDPSQSIDRVARVLVTGGLIAAINPDDGDLPPNVRRIDARGRIVAPGLIDLGTELREPGREEDETIETGGNAALAGGFTTILCAANTYPPIDSPGAVEFVRQKAQRARTCRIHVIACLSRGREGVDMAELGLLAEAGAVGFSDAPRPTSNSALLKKALEYCHMLDLPIYDLPLVPELTGSGVMHEGRVSTILGLQGLPTEAEDLAVTRDLRLAEATGGRLHIGPISTLQGVELIKRAKQRGISISASVWPQTLSSMTDKELESFDARFKVRPPLRNERHIEVCREALIDGTIDCISTGHTPRAREKKVNDLDLAPFGMVSLETTLASINTDMIRSGLLSWPDAITRLSTRPAEIAGVPGGSLKPGSPADIVIIDPDVAWTVRGDEFQSRSNSTPWEGKELFGQATHAIVGGEVRFERHA; encoded by the coding sequence ATGACACCACTGCTGATCGAAAACGGCCGCCTCGTCGACCCCTCGCAATCGATCGATCGCGTGGCCCGCGTGCTTGTCACCGGCGGGCTGATCGCGGCGATCAATCCCGACGATGGCGACCTGCCGCCAAACGTCCGCCGCATCGATGCCCGCGGTCGAATCGTCGCCCCAGGCCTGATCGATCTGGGAACCGAACTTCGTGAACCGGGTCGCGAAGAGGATGAGACGATCGAAACCGGCGGCAACGCAGCGCTTGCCGGCGGGTTCACGACGATCCTTTGCGCCGCGAACACCTACCCGCCGATCGATTCTCCCGGCGCTGTCGAGTTTGTTCGCCAAAAGGCGCAGCGAGCTCGCACCTGCCGAATCCACGTGATCGCTTGCCTGAGCCGCGGTCGCGAGGGAGTCGACATGGCGGAATTGGGACTGCTGGCCGAAGCTGGCGCGGTCGGTTTCAGCGACGCACCGCGGCCGACGTCCAACAGCGCTCTGCTAAAGAAAGCGCTTGAATATTGCCACATGCTGGACCTGCCGATCTACGACCTGCCGCTGGTCCCCGAACTGACCGGCAGCGGCGTGATGCACGAAGGCCGCGTCTCGACGATCCTTGGATTACAGGGACTGCCGACCGAAGCCGAAGACCTCGCCGTGACCCGCGATCTGCGACTAGCCGAAGCGACCGGCGGACGACTGCACATCGGCCCAATCAGCACTCTGCAAGGCGTGGAGCTGATCAAGCGAGCCAAGCAGCGAGGGATCAGCATCTCCGCCAGCGTCTGGCCGCAAACTCTTTCGTCGATGACCGACAAAGAACTCGAATCGTTCGACGCGCGATTTAAGGTCCGCCCGCCGCTGCGGAACGAGCGACATATCGAAGTCTGCCGCGAAGCGTTGATCGACGGCACGATCGACTGCATCTCCACCGGGCACACACCGCGGGCTCGGGAAAAGAAAGTCAACGACCTCGACCTCGCGCCGTTTGGCATGGTCAGCCTGGAGACGACGCTCGCTTCGATCAACACCGACATGATCCGCTCCGGCCTGCTCTCCTGGCCCGACGCGATCACTCGGCTATCGACTCGCCCCGCCGAGATCGCAGGCGTTCCCGGCGGCAGCTTAAAACCTGGCTCGCCAGCGGACATCGTGATCATCGATCCCGACGTCGCCTGGACCGTTCGCGGCGATGAATTTCAATCCCGCAGCAACAGCACGCCCTGGGAAGGAAAGGAGCTGTTCGGGCAAGCGACTCATGCGATCGTCGGCGGCGAAGTTCGCTTCGAACGCCACGCGTAG
- a CDS encoding lipid-binding SYLF domain-containing protein: MARYITCFLLLALATPPQPASAQSAEEGIVLAASAVLSQAMSTSLNQIPRSMLTDAHGVAIIPNVIKGGFIIGARHGRGLLFVRDPNGIWHAPVFITLTGGNIGWQAGLQSSDIVLVFKTAKSVEGILSGTLTIGADAAAAAGPVGLQGAVATDGRLQAEIYSYSRSRGLFAGVAIDGSVLQIDQLSTGTYYRSPAPGQPVVIPPAAQELTQRIANYAAGVAPTEGTSTSQMPPLAQRYTAQESDVLRGQLLQIAPKLFALLDEQWKTYLALPFSATADGAHPTPQQVQQTLAHFQSVATNPQFQQLAARPEFQSVYGLLQHYQQSLTPNTQTLQLPPPPTATPPPAVPAR, from the coding sequence ATGGCTCGCTACATTACCTGCTTTTTGCTGCTGGCATTGGCCACTCCACCGCAACCGGCGTCCGCCCAAAGTGCTGAAGAGGGCATTGTACTCGCTGCCTCGGCGGTGCTCAGCCAAGCGATGTCGACGTCGCTAAACCAGATCCCGCGATCGATGCTGACCGACGCGCATGGCGTGGCGATCATCCCCAATGTGATCAAAGGGGGCTTCATTATCGGCGCCCGCCACGGCCGCGGACTGCTGTTCGTTCGCGACCCTAACGGAATCTGGCACGCTCCGGTTTTCATCACCTTGACCGGTGGCAACATCGGCTGGCAAGCGGGCCTCCAATCGTCGGACATCGTATTGGTATTCAAGACCGCCAAAAGCGTTGAAGGCATCCTGTCGGGCACGCTGACGATCGGTGCCGATGCAGCCGCAGCGGCCGGCCCCGTCGGACTCCAAGGCGCCGTCGCGACCGACGGACGACTTCAGGCAGAGATTTACTCCTACTCGCGCAGCCGCGGCCTGTTCGCGGGCGTAGCGATCGACGGCTCGGTCTTGCAAATCGACCAACTATCCACCGGAACCTACTACCGCAGTCCAGCGCCGGGACAACCTGTTGTGATCCCGCCAGCGGCACAAGAGCTGACGCAGCGGATCGCCAACTACGCCGCCGGAGTCGCTCCCACCGAAGGGACCTCGACAAGCCAGATGCCACCGTTGGCCCAACGCTACACGGCACAAGAATCGGACGTGCTCCGCGGCCAGCTTCTGCAGATCGCTCCCAAACTGTTCGCCTTGCTCGACGAACAATGGAAGACCTACCTCGCTCTCCCCTTCTCGGCGACAGCAGATGGTGCGCACCCCACACCGCAACAAGTCCAACAAACTCTCGCCCACTTCCAATCGGTGGCGACCAATCCGCAGTTCCAACAACTGGCCGCGCGTCCCGAATTCCAGTCGGTCTACGGACTGTTGCAACACTACCAGCAATCGCTCACGCCAAACACCCAAACCTTGCAACTGCCTCCGCCCCCCACAGCGACTCCGCCCCCGGCAGTCCCGGCGCGATAG